AGGATCACGAAGGCCAGCAGGGTGGCTGCCACGAAACCGAGGTGTTCGAACGCGCCGATGGGGTTGGCCTTGCCGATCAGGGACAGGTCAGGCGCCGCCCATTCGGTGAACTTGGGGGCCACGAGGGACCAGCCCTGCGGGTTGACGTTCTTGCCGTCGAAGCTGGGCCCGATTTGGAGGGTGAATTCCAGGATCACGGACAGGACGGTGGAAGCGATGATGCCGATCAGGATGGCACCCTTGACCTTGCGTACCAGGAGCCCGATGGTCAGGATGAGTCCGAAAACGAACACCAGGGTGGGCCAGCCCAGGAGCTTGCCGTCAAAACCGAGTCCCACCGGAACTGTGGTGCCGGCCGCGTCCGGGATGCGGCGCACAAAGCCTGCGTTGACCAGGCCGATCAGGGCGATGAACAAGCCGATTCCCACCACGATGGCCGTTTTCAGCCCGTCCGGGACAGCCTTGAACACCGCAGTGCGGAATCCTGTGAGGACCAGGACCAGCATGGTGATGCCGGAAAGTACCACGAGCCCCATCATGTCCGGCCAGGTCAGGCCCGGATTCGTTGCCACGGTGACGGCCACGAAGGCGTTCACGCCCAAGCCCGTGGCCATGGCGAACGGGTGCTTGGCCCAGGCGCCCATCAGGATGGTCAGGATGCCCGCCGCAAACGCGGTGGTGGCCGCGACGGCCGGGAAACCGAGGGTTGCGCCGCTGGAGTCGGCCCCGGAGAGGATCAGGGGATTCAGCACCACGATGTAGCTCATGGCAAAGAACGTGGCAAAGCCGCCCCGGATCTCGCGGGAGAAGTTTGACCCCCGCTCGGAAATCTTGAAGTACCGGTCCAGTGCAGAGCCCTGCTTAAGCATTAGTCCTCCGGGGAGAGTGTTGGGGATTACTTGAATCCTAGTAGGTTGCCGGGCCGCGCCCCTGCGATTTCGCCTAGTCTGTAAGGAAGCCAACACACAGGAGTAGTCCCCCTATGCGTCCCATCCGCCAGCTGCTGAGCGCCCTGTTCGGCGCCCTCTTTATTGCGGCCGCGGTGCTGTTTGCCGCGGCACCCGCCTCAGCCCACGACGCCGCTGAATCCAGCAGTCCCGCTCAGGGCGCCACCGTGGCCACGCCGCCGGAGAAGGTGTCCGTCACCTTCAACAAGGACCCGCTGGCACTCGGCTCCCAGATCCAGGTGAAGGATGCGGCAGGCACCAACTGGGCTGACGGTCCCGTGGAAATCGTGGACAACGTCGCCTCGCAGAAACTTCGCGATGGGGCCCCCGCCGGGGAGTTCACCGTGGTGTGGCGCGTGGTCAGCTCCGATTCGCACCCCATCGAGGGCACCTTCACGTTCACGGCCACGGCCGGTGCGGCGGGTTCGACGGCGGGCAGCCCGTCAACCGGCAGCCCGACGACGGCGGGCCAGGTCCCGACGGCCGGCACCGCCCAGCCCGGAACCACGACGGCGCCCGAGCCGGCGCCCGACGCGTCGGAACCATTCCCCTGGAGCCTGGTGCTGTTCGCCGGGACTGCCGTTGGCATTCTGGTGGCGCTTGGTGTGCTGGCAAAACGCAACCTCAAGTCGCCGGACGGCGACGCCGATGAGGACACTGGCGGCGACGGGAAGGCCGACGAGGATAAAGCCGGCGACGGGAAGTGAGCCCCGCCCTGGCGGGGCCGCAGCCTTACGCCGGCGAGGGCAGGGCGGCGAAGCTTCCGGTGAGTACGGACGGGACGCTGTCCGGGTAGACCTTGGCTGAGATGGCCTGGCCCACTACCTTTGCCTGGCGGAGCACTTCCTTTGGCGTGGGAGTGATCAGTTCGCCAACGCCCACGAGGTAGATGCCGATGGCGCGCATGGCGGCGGCGAGGTTCTGGCCCAGGGTCAGTCCAAGGTCCGCGAGCCAGCGGCGCAGCTGGCTGTGCGCGCCGCGGGTCAGGACGATGTGGTGCGCCAGCAGGATGCCGTCCGGGGTGTGGACAGCCCATTGGTGCATGGATGGTCCGGAGAGTTCCGTGCCCAGCAGGTTCAGCT
This genomic window from Arthrobacter sp. 24S4-2 contains:
- a CDS encoding NCS2 family permease encodes the protein MLKQGSALDRYFKISERGSNFSREIRGGFATFFAMSYIVVLNPLILSGADSSGATLGFPAVAATTAFAAGILTILMGAWAKHPFAMATGLGVNAFVAVTVATNPGLTWPDMMGLVVLSGITMLVLVLTGFRTAVFKAVPDGLKTAIVVGIGLFIALIGLVNAGFVRRIPDAAGTTVPVGLGFDGKLLGWPTLVFVFGLILTIGLLVRKVKGAILIGIIASTVLSVILEFTLQIGPSFDGKNVNPQGWSLVAPKFTEWAAPDLSLIGKANPIGAFEHLGFVAATLLAFVILLSIFFDAMGTMVGLANEAGTVDKDGNIPNVDRVLQVDALGAIVGGGASVSSNQIFVESGAGIGEGARTGLASIVTGLLFLVAMFFTPLINLVPFEAVAPALVVVGFMMVSQVGKIDWQDWGIALPAFLTFSLMPFTYSIANGLGAGFIAYVLIRTFEGRAREIHPLMWVVAAAFLLFFGIGPVEQVLGVL
- a CDS encoding copper resistance CopC family protein, which encodes MRPIRQLLSALFGALFIAAAVLFAAAPASAHDAAESSSPAQGATVATPPEKVSVTFNKDPLALGSQIQVKDAAGTNWADGPVEIVDNVASQKLRDGAPAGEFTVVWRVVSSDSHPIEGTFTFTATAGAAGSTAGSPSTGSPTTAGQVPTAGTAQPGTTTAPEPAPDASEPFPWSLVLFAGTAVGILVALGVLAKRNLKSPDGDADEDTGGDGKADEDKAGDGK
- a CDS encoding FAD-dependent monooxygenase, whose translation is MPICGGTEQTTTVIIGSGLPGLAVASELRRRGVDSITVDALETLGGIQSPNTVSLPRCDAPNSATMQERNEILRHLRNYATSHNLDIRNNTRAVQLNLLGTELSGPSMHQWAVHTPDGILLAHHIVLTRGAHSQLRRWLADLGLTLGQNLAAAMRAIGIYLVGVGELITPTPKEVLRQAKVVGQAISAKVYPDSVPSVLTGSFAALPSPA